The nucleotide window TCCAATAAAAAGTATATTGGTTACCACCGGGACTTTTGAGTCCTTTTTTCTTGTTGTCTTCGTTTTTGTTCTGTTGCTTATTCTCAGCCATAAAATTGTTTTAAAGTCAATCAACTATAGTTGGGATAAATATACATCACATGTAACGAAAGTTAACGGTTGTGCAATTCCAAAATTCTAAACCAATCATTACATATTATACAAAAAAAGCCTCTGAGGCTATCAACCAGCAGAGGCTTAGAGAGAGATTCATTACATATTGTGAGTCGGGAGGGGATCGAACCCACGACCCACGCCTTAAAAGGGCGTTGCTCTACCAACTGAGCTACCGACTCTCCTGTCAAAAACAGAGTCCAAATATACGGGTTTGTTACTAATAATTTCAAGCAAAAATTGAGTAATTCTTTAATTACCTTCTTTTTAGAAAAATGAACTGTAAATGAGATCGATTTCTGGTTAAAAAATGATACTTTAAGGCAACATTGAATCCCAGTTAATTGACTATTTGAACCCAGTTTTGATCACGAATTCTTTTGTTCATTCAATTAAAATTCCTACGCCATTTGCCGTGGGAGATGTTTTTTGCTATCTGATTAAAGATGATAAGATAGTATTGGTTGATACCGGGCACCACGCTGATGACGCGTATGATTGTTTGAAAAAGGGGCTGAATGAGCATGAGGTAGAGATTGAGGATATTGACGAGATTTGGCTTACTCATGGGCATCCCGATCACTATGGCCAAGCTGCGCTGCTTGCAGATCGTGCGCATGCGACGGTATTTGGTCATCCATTAGAGCGCGCAAATTTTGCTGGTAATGATGATGGTGAATTATTCGAATATTTTTTTAACCGCCATAATATTCCCTCTGATTTTACTCGTCAGATGATAGAGCAGCTCGATTGGTTGCAGCAGTATCAGCTATCAATTGAGCCCGAATGGATACAAGAGGGAGATGAGTTAACAAGCGGAACATTAACTGCAAGTGTTCACCATACCCCGGGTCATGCTCCTGGACACGTAGCTTTTAAAACTGATCAAGATGTTATCTTTGGCGGTGATCTTTTGTTGGGACACATTAGCACCAATGCGCTTATCAATTTTGACGTAGAAACGAATGAGCGAAATAAAAGTTTACTTCAGTATCGAAAGTCGCTACAATGGGTTCGTGAGCAGCATAAACTTGTGCTACCAGGGCATGGTAAGGTGATTGAAAATCCCAAAGTTGTGGCCGACCACCATTTGAGTGAGCACCAAAAGAGGTACCAAAAAATT belongs to Fodinibius sp. Rm-B-1B1-1 and includes:
- a CDS encoding MBL fold metallo-hydrolase; the protein is MITNSFVHSIKIPTPFAVGDVFCYLIKDDKIVLVDTGHHADDAYDCLKKGLNEHEVEIEDIDEIWLTHGHPDHYGQAALLADRAHATVFGHPLERANFAGNDDGELFEYFFNRHNIPSDFTRQMIEQLDWLQQYQLSIEPEWIQEGDELTSGTLTASVHHTPGHAPGHVAFKTDQDVIFGGDLLLGHISTNALINFDVETNERNKSLLQYRKSLQWVREQHKLVLPGHGKVIENPKVVADHHLSEHQKRYQKIKQILQEKPRTLLELSYEMFADAIKNGAIFLVLSEVLGYLDWGREEGTIEVDESNMKYRVTN